Proteins encoded in a region of the Dreissena polymorpha isolate Duluth1 chromosome 6, UMN_Dpol_1.0, whole genome shotgun sequence genome:
- the LOC127834440 gene encoding uncharacterized protein LOC127834440 produces MEFHDLPEIASITSMVTLDNVLPGSEDQHNGDYLSTIVKKCTTFCKSNDVSDPIHVLKIFQKEIVTGRPLELTEETSSTGIYGETNFILVDRGDLLKTAIEEIRAISDMRKCLEVQFYGECAADFGGPRKEFFSLVLHCIKEEYFEPVREWSDDYEAVGRILACSRTASCYSPVHTSTVESFNGEDVDTPIEPTV; encoded by the exons atggaattccatgatTTACCAGAGATTGCCAGCATAACTTCCATGGTGACCCTGGACAATGTACTCCCGGGCAGTGAGGACCAGCATAATGGAGATTATTTAAGTACAATTGTTAAAAAGTGTACTACATTTTGTAAATCCAATGATGTGTCTGATCCTATTCATGTGCTAAAGATCTTTCAAAAAGAGATTGTCACTGGGAGACCATTAGAACTAACAGAAGAGACATCATCTACGGGCATTTATGGTGAAACCAATTTCATTTTGGTAGACAGAGGCGATCTACTGAAAACAGCAATTGAGGAAATAAGGGCAATAAGCGACATGAGGAAATGCCTTGAAGTTCAGTTCTATGGAGAG TGTGCTGCTGATTTTGGAGGTCCAAGAAAGGAATTCTTCTCTCTTGTCCTGCATTGCATTAAGGAAGAATACTTCGAGCCAGTGAGAGAGTGGTCAGATGACTATGAAGCTGTTGGCAGAATATTgg CTTGTTCAAGAACTGCCAGCTGTTATTCACCTGTTCACACCTCAACAGTCGAATCCTTTAACGGTGAAGATGTTGACACACCTATTGAACCCACAGTTTAG